One genomic window of Haloferax mediterranei ATCC 33500 includes the following:
- a CDS encoding DUF460 domain-containing protein — translation MNDRTSALDSVVFGVDIQSGDIRGDSPSYALVVLDTRDTESDEVRIERDVVSFRKLRRLIERDEPAIVATDNMYELAADKDDLVRFLRWLPHETRLVQVTGSERPEPLSRVASRHGVPYGKEPMKEAEAAARLALANVGYEVAAFENTTTVKVSRGRSTGKGGWSQDRYTRRIHGSVKKQARKVEAALDEANLDFERDVTEKYGGYSQALFTVEARPQDIPVSTHRSGDTRVEIERERRDGIEFEPLVKRRDRVIVGIDPGTTTAVAVVGFDGRVLDVHSTRTADTAAVIEWIIERGRPSLVAADVQPMPETVEKFRRSFDAAGWAPPSDIPVDEKLHRTRDIDYENDHERDALAAALFAFDDHEDQFERISRKVPADVDREEVIARVLVREESVEAVLREMNDDGDDTSDEPDETAHEEPELTPEEREIRDLKSRVNRLESHVEDLSETIEEKDEIIDEYKDELSEARREERREARERREINRLERENGRLERKVESLESENEELTEKLDRLKSLWKLDHSNFADVNTNGILTSDSEWEVAERKSEANESGGNLVPVKIVEQFTNGALDETVEQYGIAAGDVVYLRDASGAGRTTAERLADFDPRVVLRAGNLSEVADEVLFEAEIPVAPADGVAIQEIDELAVARESDVAAAIADWEDRAEERQKEQQKEMVDQIISEHRAENRR, via the coding sequence GTGAACGACCGGACGAGTGCGCTCGACTCGGTCGTCTTCGGCGTCGACATCCAGAGCGGCGACATCCGCGGCGATTCACCGTCGTACGCGCTGGTCGTGTTGGACACCAGAGACACCGAGTCAGACGAGGTCCGAATCGAACGAGACGTCGTCTCCTTCCGAAAGTTACGCCGACTCATCGAGCGTGACGAACCGGCAATCGTCGCGACGGACAACATGTACGAACTCGCGGCGGACAAAGACGACCTGGTCCGCTTCCTACGGTGGCTTCCCCACGAAACGCGACTGGTACAGGTTACCGGTTCCGAGCGGCCCGAACCACTCTCGCGAGTTGCATCGCGGCACGGTGTCCCCTACGGCAAAGAGCCGATGAAAGAGGCGGAAGCCGCCGCCCGACTCGCTCTCGCAAACGTTGGCTACGAAGTCGCCGCCTTCGAGAACACGACCACCGTAAAGGTCTCTCGCGGTCGCTCGACCGGGAAAGGCGGCTGGAGCCAAGACCGCTACACGCGCCGTATTCACGGGTCGGTGAAGAAGCAAGCCCGCAAGGTCGAAGCCGCGCTCGACGAGGCGAATCTCGACTTCGAACGGGACGTGACCGAGAAGTACGGCGGCTACTCGCAGGCGCTTTTCACCGTCGAAGCCCGCCCGCAGGACATCCCCGTTTCCACCCACCGCTCCGGCGACACCCGCGTCGAAATCGAACGCGAGCGCCGCGACGGCATCGAGTTCGAACCCCTCGTGAAGCGCCGCGACCGCGTCATCGTCGGCATCGACCCCGGCACGACCACCGCCGTCGCGGTCGTCGGCTTCGACGGGCGCGTCCTCGATGTCCACTCGACTCGAACCGCCGACACCGCCGCCGTCATCGAATGGATCATCGAACGCGGCCGTCCGAGCCTCGTCGCCGCCGACGTGCAGCCGATGCCCGAAACCGTCGAGAAGTTCCGCCGGAGTTTCGACGCCGCCGGGTGGGCACCGCCGTCGGACATCCCGGTCGACGAAAAGCTCCACCGAACCCGCGACATCGACTACGAAAACGACCACGAGCGCGACGCCCTCGCGGCCGCGCTGTTCGCCTTCGACGACCACGAAGACCAGTTCGAGCGCATCTCCCGGAAGGTTCCGGCCGACGTAGACCGCGAAGAAGTCATCGCCCGCGTTCTCGTACGCGAGGAGTCTGTCGAGGCTGTCCTCCGTGAGATGAACGATGACGGGGACGACACCAGCGACGAACCAGACGAGACGGCACACGAAGAGCCTGAACTCACGCCCGAAGAGCGCGAGATTCGCGACCTGAAGTCGCGAGTGAATCGGCTCGAATCTCACGTCGAAGACCTCAGCGAGACCATCGAGGAGAAAGACGAAATCATCGACGAGTACAAAGACGAACTCTCCGAGGCACGGCGCGAGGAACGCCGCGAGGCCCGCGAACGCCGGGAGATCAACCGACTCGAACGCGAGAACGGCCGGCTGGAACGCAAAGTCGAATCGCTCGAATCGGAAAACGAGGAGCTAACGGAGAAACTGGACCGCCTGAAGTCGCTGTGGAAACTCGACCACTCGAACTTCGCGGACGTGAACACGAACGGGATTCTCACGAGCGACAGCGAGTGGGAAGTCGCCGAAAGAAAGAGCGAAGCGAACGAATCCGGTGGAAACCTCGTCCCGGTCAAGATTGTCGAGCAGTTCACCAACGGCGCATTAGACGAAACCGTCGAGCAGTACGGCATCGCCGCGGGCGACGTGGTCTACCTCCGCGACGCCAGCGGGGCGGGGCGAACGACCGCAGAGCGACTCGCGGACTTCGACCCTCGGGTCGTCCTCCGTGCCGGGAACCTCTCGGAAGTCGCCGACGAGGTGCTTTTCGAAGCCGAAATTCCGGTCGCCCCCGCGGACGGCGTAGCGATTCAGGAGATAGACGAACTCGCCGTCGCCAGAGAGTCGGACGTCGCCGCCGCGATTGCGGACTGGGAAGACCGGGCCGAAGAGCGCCAGAAGGAACAACAAAAAGAGATGGTCGACCAGATTATCTCCGAGCACCGCGCCGAGAATCGGCGGTAG